In one Nicotiana tomentosiformis chromosome 6, ASM39032v3, whole genome shotgun sequence genomic region, the following are encoded:
- the LOC104114828 gene encoding transcription factor bHLH18-like — MENASFNNLENTAGGEEPFEFKNLLSEMFTSYPNQNPSSSSLMEIPKIAFSSSPNSSTSTNSSSSSPNIISFGNPDSNFLGDELDYDMISEKVISQSSSPTTSMPKRICRSPLQSQDHLLAERKRRERFTQLFAVLAKSIPDLKKLDKASILEDSIKYIGELQGRVRALEEAGTTKSRNLIESTSTVQKQYSFAATTSDDNSILAKNFDESKPDQNDIKVQILDKNVLIGIHCSKEMRSIFTIIAGIMEKLHLTIHHIRVTPSNHIALHYISVLAEIDQNVDIRVQDVENAFKFALPSTSNMPGLAD; from the exons ATGGAAAATGCAAGCTTCAATAACCTTGAAAATACAGCTGGTGGAGAAGAACCTTTTGAATTTAAGAATTTACTCTCTGAAATGTTCACATCTTACCCTAATCAAAATCCCAGCAGTTCTTCATTAATGGAAATTCCGAAAAttgctttttcttcttctcctaaTTCCTCTACTTCTactaattcttcttcttcttcgcctAACATTATTTCATTTGGAAATCCAGACTCTAATTTTCTAGGGGATGAATTAGATTATGATATGATATCTGAAAAGGTCATAAGCCAGTCTTCATCACCAACAACATCAATGCCTAAGAGGATTTGTAGAAGTCCTTTGCAATCTCAAGATCATCTTTTGGCTGAAAGGAAACGCCGAGAAAGATTTACACAACTTTTTGCTGTCTTGGCCAAAAGTATCCCTGATCTCAAGAAG TTGGACAAAGCTTCAATTCTTGAAGATTCAATCAAGTACATAGGAGAACTTCAAGGACGTGTTAGGGCTTTAGAGGAAGCTGGGACGACAAAGAGTAGAAACTTGATTGAATCAACTTCCACAGTACAAAAACAATATTCTTTTGCTGCTACTACATCTGATGACAACTCTATTCTTGCTAAGAATTTTGATGAATCCAAACCTGATCAGAATGATATCAAGGTTCAAATTCTAGATAAGAATGTACTCATAGGAATCCATTGCAGTAAAGAAATGCGGAGTATTTTCACAATAATTGCTGGAATAATGGAAAAGCTACATCTTACTATTCACCACATTAGAGTTACACCATCCAACCATATTGCTCTTCATTATATCTCCGTTCTTGCTGAG ATTGATCAAAATGTTGATATTAGAGTGCAGGATGTTGAAAACGCATTCAAGTTTGCTCTTCCTAGTACATCAAATATGCCAGGCTTGGCGGACTAA